TCGAACGTCAGGTTCACTATGTCGCAGATGCGATCTCGCTGATGTCCAAGGAGAACCTCGGTGCCCTGGAGGTCCGGGCCGATGTCACCGCCGAGTACAACCGCGCCGTCGACGAGGCGCACGCCCGCATGGTGTGGACTCATCCCGCCATGACCAATTGGTACCGCAACGACGACGGCCGGGTCGTCGCGGTGCTGCCGTGGCGGATCATCGACTACTGGACGATGACCCGTTCGGTCGATGCGGCGGACTTCGTCAGTGAGCCAACCAGGCGAGCATCGCACCCCGCGACCAGCAGCGGCCGACCGCCTCGGCCCGCATCATCGAGTGGTCGAACACCGTGACACCGATGATGCTGTGGCCGGAGGCGTGTCGGTCACCCATCGTCGGGACGGATGGCGCGACGCCGACCCCCTCCACCGACACCCACGCCACCGGCCGATCGGTGGCCGCCTCGTCGAGGCGCTGCAGGAATCGCAGACGACGCTCGAGCGGTAACCGGGACAGCGACCACGTGGTGGTGACGACGGGGAGTGCGTCCGAGGGCACCCGTGCGACAGCGTCGGGCAGCACGTCGACGACGTCGCCGGGGACCAGCACCGGTGGGGCGGCCGCGGCCAGCGTCAGCTCCGCCCGGAGCGCCGCGGCCCGTTCCGGTTGATCGGGTGGCACGCAGGCGCGTAGCCAGCGGGTGTCGTCGTCATCGGTCGAATCCAGCGGATCGACGTCCACGAGGACTCGGGCGACCACCTCCGGGACAGCCGTCGTCGGGACGACGCGATCGCCCACGATCGATGCCGACTGCTGCACCGGGGATGACATGTCGCCCAACGATTGTCCGTTGCTGTAGGTGATCCCGACGCGGTCGACGGCGAGGTTCAGTCCGACCGGATTGCCCACGTCGATCAGTCCGATCACAGATGCGCCGACACGGTGCGCCGTCGCGGCGATCGACGGATACAGCACCGGGTGGCGCCCGGTCTCGTCGAGCCGCACCTTGCGGCTCTCCGCCAGGGCCACAACGGTATCCGTCATGCGGCGCAAGGTGTCCATCGCGGCGTCTGCGGCCGCACCGCGATCCCCGTCGGCATAGGCGGCGGCGAGTTCCGGAGCGCGACCGGCCAGCGCGAGATCGTGCAGCGCGGCGAGGATCAGTGCGGGAGAGCGTTTGCGGGCGGGAGCGGTCCCGATGGCACGCAGCGCATCGTCGGACTCGCTGATCGCGACGGCAACCCGCGTATACAGCGCCGACGTCCCGGGGGCGTCGACCTCACCGAAGCGTCGGTAGACCTGTGCGAGGTCGTGGGCCACTAACGAGCGAGGTAGGCATCGACGACGTGGTCGGGGAGGCGGCCGCGATCGGAGACGTCATGTCCGTTCTCGCGTGCCCACTCGCGGACCTGCTTGGTGTCGACGCCGGCGGTCGATCGCGCACGGCGCGTCGTCGCCTGCCTGCGTCCGCCCTTGCGGCGGGAACGGGTCAACAGTGTCGACACCGGAACGCGCCCGCTCTCGATGCGTTGGAGATTGGCTGTGCTGGTGTCGAACTGGTAGTCGACGCCGCGCCACGACCAGTCGACGACATTGAGGTCATCGACGTCGAGGGGTTTGCCGTCGATGTCATCGGTGATTTCGTATCGTGTAACGGTAGCCATGTGCGTGAGTGTTCTCCGAGGTCGGGGTCCAGGTCTTCCGGCCACGCGGCTCCAGCGGAAGTGATCGATTCCCCTCGAGCCGCGCGTACCGAGCTCGATTCCCCACAGTCGACTCGTGGCGCCTGAGCAGTATCGCACAGCGATCACGCCGCTGTCGTTCATTCGCACGGCTAACCGCCCACGATGTGATACTTGTGGCGCGACCACCCGGGTAACGCCCGCCGACCACACACCGATCCACATCTCGACTCAACGAAACACATGCCGGGCAGGCGTGTCAGGAAGGACCTCGAGATGGCACGGACCCGCGTCGCAACCATGATCGCCATCCTCAGCGTCGTGGCCATGGTCGGTGCAGGAATTGCGATCGCCGAGATGAGAAGTCCGACAGTGAACGCGGCCGCGCAGGCCGAGCATCCGTCGCTGAAGTATGTGGCACTGGGCAGTTCCTACGCGGCCGGCCCCGGCGTGCAGCGGCTGACCGACAAGGGCTGCCTGCGGACCGCCGACAACTATCCCCATCAGATCGCGGCCGCGCGCGGCATGGCGCTGACCGACGTCAGCTGCTCGGGCGCGACCACCGCCAACATCCTGCACACGCCGCAGGCGCCGCACGCGAAGCGTCCGCAGATCACCGCGGTCACCGCCGACACCGATCTGGTGACCATCACGATCGGCGGTAACGACCTCGCCTACATCGGGCGCGTCGCCGCCCAGGGCTGTGCCAACATGGCGTCGACCGCAACGGCGGGCACCGTGATCAGCGGTTGCCGCCCGGGTCAGCGCATCCGCACCGAGCCGACGGCCGCCGACTATGCCGCAGTGGAGCAGGCGATCATCACGATCGTCTCCGAAGTCCGTTCCCGCGCACCGCATGCCGACGTCGTCCTGGTCGACTATCCGCCGTTGCTCGATCAGCACGCGCGGACCTGCGCACAGATCCCGCTGACCGCCGCCGAAGCCGCCGAGACCGTCCGCGTCTACAACGGGCTGGTCGCCGCCACCGCACGTGCAGCCGGGGCCACCGGCGTCACCCTGGTCAAGGCGTCGAAGGCCGGCGCGGCGCACACGGCGTGCTCGTCGCAGCCGTGGCTGCTCGGATTCGAGCCGCCGTCGCCATATCACCCCACCGAACTCGGAAAGACCGGCGTGGCGCGGCTGGTGCTGCGGGCATTGCGTGGGGACGTCTGACCGATCGCCGGGACCGTGTCGGCGGCCCCTACGTGTCGCACCCGATCACGACCGCCTTCGCGAGCCCAC
This sequence is a window from Gordonia insulae. Protein-coding genes within it:
- a CDS encoding DUF2332 domain-containing protein → MAHDLAQVYRRFGEVDAPGTSALYTRVAVAISESDDALRAIGTAPARKRSPALILAALHDLALAGRAPELAAAYADGDRGAAADAAMDTLRRMTDTVVALAESRKVRLDETGRHPVLYPSIAATAHRVGASVIGLIDVGNPVGLNLAVDRVGITYSNGQSLGDMSSPVQQSASIVGDRVVPTTAVPEVVARVLVDVDPLDSTDDDDTRWLRACVPPDQPERAAALRAELTLAAAAPPVLVPGDVVDVLPDAVARVPSDALPVVTTTWSLSRLPLERRLRFLQRLDEAATDRPVAWVSVEGVGVAPSVPTMGDRHASGHSIIGVTVFDHSMMRAEAVGRCWSRGAMLAWLAH
- a CDS encoding histone-like nucleoid-structuring protein Lsr2, which produces MATVTRYEITDDIDGKPLDVDDLNVVDWSWRGVDYQFDTSTANLQRIESGRVPVSTLLTRSRRKGGRRQATTRRARSTAGVDTKQVREWARENGHDVSDRGRLPDHVVDAYLAR
- a CDS encoding SGNH/GDSL hydrolase family protein, which produces MARTRVATMIAILSVVAMVGAGIAIAEMRSPTVNAAAQAEHPSLKYVALGSSYAAGPGVQRLTDKGCLRTADNYPHQIAAARGMALTDVSCSGATTANILHTPQAPHAKRPQITAVTADTDLVTITIGGNDLAYIGRVAAQGCANMASTATAGTVISGCRPGQRIRTEPTAADYAAVEQAIITIVSEVRSRAPHADVVLVDYPPLLDQHARTCAQIPLTAAEAAETVRVYNGLVAATARAAGATGVTLVKASKAGAAHTACSSQPWLLGFEPPSPYHPTELGKTGVARLVLRALRGDV